The Pyxidicoccus sp. MSG2 DNA segment AGGGCGTCCTCGTCCACGCCCCGCTCCTTCAGCAGGAGCTGGGCGCGGTTCTCCACCGTGAAGAGGGCCAGCAGCACGTGCGCCGAGGTGAGCCTCTGCGCCACGCTCTGTGCGATGTCGTTCGCCTCGTGGAGTACCTGCGCGAGATCCGTGCTATCGACCATTCGAGCTCCGGCAAGCGGGCAGGCAGGCGGAATACACCCTCTCCAGGCGTCCAGCAAAATTTCCGCTACAGGTCGCTACAGGTCTGCTGAAACACTGAGGTAGAAAGCGGGCCCCAGGCGGAATTCGGTTGGCTGCCTGCTCGTTCTCCGCGTCAATTCCGGCTGGCCGGGCAATTGCCTGAGGGCGAGTGCCGTACATCGCTCCGAGACACTCAACCATATGACCTCTCTCGTCCAACCGGTACGCGTCTTCGTCGACCCCTTCGAGGGAACGCGCACCGCCGTCGAGGCCCGCCGCTGGGTGTGGCCTCTCCTGATCCTCGCCCTGTGTGTGTCCGCCTCCGGGACGCTCTATTCCCTCCGCTGGGACGCGGCGCCCGACGTCATCCGTGAGCTGCAGGGGACGGGCACGCTGGCCGGCATGTCCGAGGCCGACCTGTCCGACAACATCCAGACCGCCACCCGCAAGGCGCTGGTGGGCGGCATCGCCAAGGGCGTCTTCGTCATGCCGCTGATGGCGCTGCTGCTGGCGTGCGTCCTCTGGGTGGTGGGCTGGCTGTTCGACCGGCCGGCGCCCTTCGAGCGGCTGATGTCCGCGGCGGCGCTCGCGCTGCTGCCCATCGCCCTCTATCACCTCATCTTCACCGTGTGCCTCACGGCGCAGCACTCCGTCACGGCCGCGCGCGCCGCGCAGCTCGTGCCGTCCAACCTGGGCGTCATCCTCCAGGGGCTGAGCCCGAAGATGCTGCGGGTGGCCAGCGCGGTGGACTTCTTCAACCTCTGGAGCGCGGGCCTGCTGGGCCTGGGTTTCTCCGCCGCCACCGGCATGAGCCGTGGCCGCGCGCTGCTGCTGGCCGTGGTGCTCTACGCGATGTTCGCGGGCGTGACGATGGTTGGCCTCCCGGCGATGGGAGGTGGCAAGTGAACGCCCTCCTCGTCGCCGCCGTCCTCTCCGCCGCGCAGGCGGACTCCACCCAGGCGCCCCCGAGCGCCGCCACCCAGGACCCCCTGGCTCCGGCCTCCACCGCCACCGTTCCGTCGAGCCCCGCCGTGCCGACGGACGCCACCACTCCCATCTCCCTGGACCTGGTGCGGAAGCTAGGCCGCAACAACACCAACGCCATCCAGGCCCTCCTGGACGTGGAGGTCGCCGAGCAGGACGTGCGCGTGTCGCGCGCCGCGGTGATGCCGCAGCTCAACCTGGGGGCCTCCGCGGGCAAGACGTGGGCGGGCCGCCAGCGCAGGGCCGTCACCACCACCGACCCGAACGACCCCAACCAATCCATCACCCGGGAGTTCGAGAACCCGTCCTACAACATTGCCAACTACACCCTGGGCCTGACGCTGACGCAGGTCCTCTACGACCGGGCGCGCTTCAAGACGCTGGAGCAGAGCGGCGTGCTCCGGGACGTGGAGAAGAGCCAGGCGCTGGAGGAGGCGGACACCTCCGAGCTGGAGGCCATCCGCCGCTTCTTCGTGCTCTTCCGCACCCAGGCCACCCTCCAGGTGCTGGAGGCCACCGTCAAGCGCAGCGAGGAGCAGCTCGAGCGCGCCCGCGCCCTCTTCCAGGCGGGCCGCGTGGGGAAGAACGAGGAGATCCAGGCCCTCGTCAACCTGGGCAATGACCGCATCACCTTCACGGAGACGCTGGCACAGCTGGTGACGGACCAGACGCAGCTCGCCATCTGGCTGGCCCGCCCCGGCACCGAGCCGTTGCAGGCGGTGGACCCGGGCGTGCTCCAGACAGAGCCGGCGCCGGCCCCCGCCATGAACACCGCGCTCGCCCAGGCCCGCGAGCACAGGCCCCTGCTCGCGGCGCTCCAGGGGCAGGTGCGCTCCGCGGAGCTGCAGCGCGCCATCGCCCGCGCCGACTACATCCCCAACCTGTCGGCGCGCGGTGAGTACTTGCGCGGCGGTCCAAGCTCGGAGGCCGTCTTCACGGAGCCGCGCCTGCAGAACAGCTTCACCGCCGGCGTGCAGCTCTCCTGGGACCTCTTCAACGGCTTCGCCACCGGCGCCCAGTCGAAGCGCGCCGAGGCCAACATCCGCCGGGCGCAGGTGGTGCTGGAGCAGTCGGTGCGCGAAATCGAGGCGCAGGTGCGCAGCGCGCACCGCTCCCTGGAGGCCCAGCTGGAGGCCGCTCGCCTGGCCGCCGACAACCGCGAGGCCGCCGTGCAGGGACTCAGGCTGTCGGAGGAGCGCTTCCGTGCCGGTGCGGGCTCCACCCTGGAGGTCCGCGACGCGCAGCTCAGCCTGACGCAGGCCGAGCTCAGCTTGCTGGAAAACAGGATTGATGTCGAAATCGCCCGCTTCACATTGCTGCGGGCCATGGGCGCCCTGAGCCCGGGAGAGTCGAAATGAAGTGGTGGAAGGGTGCCATTGCTGGCGTGTTGTTCCTGGGTGCGGCGGCCATCACCGTCGGCGGACTCAAGGAGCGGCCGCCGCCGTCACTGGAGGTCCAGGTCGCGAAGGCGCACAAGGGCACCATCACCCGGACCATCACCGGTGCGGGCAAGGTGCAGGCGGCCACCACCGTGAAGATCTCCTCCAGCCTCTCCGGAGACCTGGTGGAGCTGCTCGTGAAGGACGGCGAGCCGGTGAAGAAGGGCCAGGTGCTGGGCCGCATCGACAAGCGCATCTACGAGGCCGCGATGAAGCAGGCGATGGCGTCGCAGAACGCCTCGCGCGCGGACACGCAGGTGGCCGAGGTGGAGGCGCTGCGCACCGGGCAGGAGCTGGCCCGCGTGGAGGGGCTGGCGGCGAAGGGCCTCGCGTCGGCGGCGGAGATCGAGCAGGCGCGCGCGGCGAAGAACTCGTCGGACGCGCGGGTGGCGTCCGCGAAGCAGATGCTGGCGCGCAACGTCGCCTTCGTGGACCAGGCTCAGACGGACCTGGCCAAGACGACGCTCTTGTCGCCCATCGACGGCAACGTCATCGAGCTGTCTCGCGAGGTCGGTGAGCGCGTGCGCGGCTCGGAGCTGTCCGAGGACGTGGTGATGACCATCGCCGCGCTCAGCGCCATGGAGGTGAAGTTCGAGGTGGGCGAGCACGAGGTGGTGCACCTCAAGCCCGGCCAGCCCGCCGAGGTGACGCTGGACGCGCTGGAGGGGCAGACCTTCAGCGGCTCCGTGGTGGAGATTGCCCAGAAGGCGCTCATCAAGAACCCGGGCACCGAGGCCGAGGTGACGAGCTTCCCCGTCACCGTGGCGCTGGACACCCGGCCTCCGGGCGTGCTGCCCGGCATGAGCGCCGAGGTGCGCATCTCCGCGGAGACGCGCAAGGACGTGGTGCTGGTGCCCATCCAGGCGGTGACGGTGCGCTCGGCGCGCTCGCTGCCGGACTACAAGGAGCCGGTGGAGGGCGGGGCGCTGACGGCCAAGCGCACCGAGTCGCTGGCCAAGGTGGTGTTCGTGGTGGACGCCGAGAACAAGGCGCGGGTGCAGTCGGTGACGACGGGCATCGCCTCCGACACGGAGCTGGAGATCCTCACCGGCATCAAGGACGGGGACCGCGTGGTGGAGGGCCCCTACCGCACGCTGTCCAAGGAGCTGAACGACGGCGACGTGGTGCGCGAGCCCGAGCCGGGTCAGGGCCCGGGCGGCACGAAGGGTGGGCGGAAGTCGTGAGTGACGGAAGCAGCGCGGGGCCCCTCATCCAGGTGGAGAACATCACCCGCGTCTTCCACGTGGGTGGCGAGGAGGTGCGCGCGCTGCGCGGCGTCTCCTTCGGCATCAACCGTGGCGAGTGGGTGGCCATCATCGGCCAGTCGGGCTCCGGCAAGAGCACGATGATGAACGTGTTGGGCTGTCTCGACACGCCCACCAGCGGTCGCTACATGCTGAACGGCAAGGACGTGTCGCGCATGAGCGACGACGAGCTGGCCGTCATCCGCAACGTGGAGATCGGCTTCATCTTCCAGACCTTCCAGCTGCTGCCGCGCGAGACGGCGCTGGCCAACGTGGAGCTGCCGCTGGTGTACCGCGGGATGCCGGCGCGAGAGCGCCGCGAGCGGGCGAGGGCGGCGCTCGACAAGGTCCAGCTCACGCCCCGCATCCACCACAAGCCCAACGAGCTGTCCGGCGGTCAGCGGCAGCGCGTGGCCATTGCCCGCGCGCTGGTGTCCGAGCCGTCCATGCTGCTGGCGGACGAGCCCACGGGCAACCTGGACTCGGCCACGGGCGAGGAAATCGTCCGGCTGTTCGAGCAGCTCCACCAGGCGGGCCACACGCTGGTGCTCGTCACGCACGAGCCCAAGCTGGCGGCGCGTTGTCCCCGGGCCATCCGTCTGAGCGACGGCCAGATTGTCGCGGACGGCGTGGGCCGCGAGGTGGCCCTGGGCACGGCCGCGGCGGTGCTGGCCGCGGGGGGCGCATGAGTCGTCTGCCGCCGGGCTTCCGAGTGGACGTGCTGGAGGGCGCGCGCATCGCCGTCTTCTCGCTCAAGGCCAACCGCCTGCGCACGGTGCTGACCACGCTGGGCATTGGCATCGGCGTGGCCACGCTGCTGGCCATCGTCGGCATCATCCAGGGGCTCAACACGTCCTTCCACCGGCAGCTGGCCGGCTTTGGCGCCAACACGCTCTACGTCTCCAAGTTCCCCTGGATGATGAAGGGCGAATGGTGGATGTACCGGAACCGGAAGAACTTCACGATGGAGCAGGTGGACCGGCTGCGGTCGCTGGCGCCCTTCCTGTCGGCCATGTCGCCCTACGTGCAGCGCGTGTCGGACGTGGCGCACGGCGGCGAGCAGATGTCCACGGTGCGCATCACCGGCGTGAGGCAGGAGTACCTCAACATCGCCGGCTACGAAGTCACCGGCGGGCGCTTCATCACCGACGCGGACGACGAGGTGACGCGGCCGGTGGCGGTCGTTGGCGCGGACGTGGCGGACGCGCTCTTCCCCGGCATCAGCCCGGTGGGGCGCACCATCCGCATCGACAACCGCTCGTTCCAGGTGGTGGGCACGCTCAGCCGCAAGGGGAAGATTGTCAGCGAGAGCCTGGACCTCGTCGTCTTCATCCCCTTCAAGACGTTCTATTCGAGCTTCGGCAAGGGACGCGGCTTCGAGATTGCCCTGGCCGTGGAGGACGCGACGCAGGTGAAGCGGGCAGAGGACCAGTTGATAGGCATCCTCCGGCGCATCCGCTCCACGCCACCGGACGCCGCGGACGACTTCAGCATCAACAAGCCCGAGGCCATGGCCCAGACGTACGAGCAGCTCACCGGTGCGCTCTACGGCGTGGCCGTGGGCGTGGGCCTCATCACGCTGCTGGTGGGTGGCATCGGCATCATGAACATCATGCTGGTGTCCGTGCGCGAGCGGACGCGCGAGATTGGCGTGCGGCGGGCGCTGGGCGCGCGCAAGCGCACCATCGTCTTCCAGTTCCTCATGGAAGCGTCGAGCGTGTCCGCGGTGGGAGGCCTGCTGGGGACCACGGTGGGGCTGGGCACGGCGAAGGTGGTTTCGCTCATCACCCCGCTGGCGGCGGACGTGCAGGCGGGCACGGTGATTGGCGGAGTGGGCTTCGCCGCGCTGGTGGGCCTGCTGTTCGGCATCTGGCCCGCGGCGCGCGCGGCAAACCTGGACCCGGTGGAAGCCCTCCGGTACGAGTGACGCGATGCGAGCCTTCCTGGACAACCTGCGGCTGGCCCTGGGCACGTTCCTGGGCAACCCGCTGCGCTCGCTGCTGACGCTGCTGGGCATCGTCATCGGCGTGGCGACGGTCATCACCATGATGGGGCTGATTGAAGGGCTCCGCATGAAGGTGAACAAGGACCTGGGCCGCATGGGGGCCCACACCTTCCAGGTGACGAAGTGGCCCGCGGGTGGCTTCGGCCGCATCAACTGGGCGAAGTTCGCCCGGCGGCCCGACATCACCATGGAGGACGTGCACGCCATCGAAGAGGCCTGCCCGTCGGTGGGCGTGGTGGCGCCCGCGGACGACGACGGCGGCCAGAAGGTGGCCACGGCCACCCTGGAGACGCGGCCGTCGGTGCGCATCTTCGGCACGCAGACGAACTACTCGGTGACGAGCGGCCTGTCGCTGGCGTCCGGGCGCTTCTTCAACGAGGTGGAGGCGCTCGACGGGCGCTCCGTGGTGGTGCTGGGCACGGACGTTTCGGACGTGCTCTTTCCCGGCATGGACCCGGTGGGCCACGAGGTGCGCATCAAGGGGCGCCCCTTCCGCGTCATCGGCGTGCTGCAGCGGCGCGGCAGCATGATGGGCATGTTCAGCCTGGACAACCAGGCGATGATGCCGCTGCTCGTCTTCCAGCAGCTCTACGGGAAGAACCGCTCGCTGGACGTCGACGTGCAGGCGAAGGAGCCCGAGCTGTTCCAGAAGGCGCAGGACGAGGTGGCCACGCTGCTGCGCCGCCGCCGGGGCGTGGCGACGAACCTGCCCAACGACTTCGAGATGCACACCAACGAGTCGATGACGGCGTCCTTCAACCAGCTCTCCGTCGTCATCAGCATCGCCGGTGTCGGCGTGTGCCTGCTGTCGCTGGTGGTGGGCGGCATCGGCATCCTGAACATCATGCTGGTGTCGGTGATGGAGCGGACGCGGGAGATTGGCGTGCGCAAGGCGCTGGGCGCGAAGAAGCGGCGCATCCTCGGGCAGTTCGCCACGGAGGCGGTGCTGCTGGCGCTCATGGGCGGTGCCATGGGCGTGGGCCTGGGCTTCTTCCTGGTGTTCCTGGGGA contains these protein-coding regions:
- a CDS encoding YIP1 family protein, translated to MTSLVQPVRVFVDPFEGTRTAVEARRWVWPLLILALCVSASGTLYSLRWDAAPDVIRELQGTGTLAGMSEADLSDNIQTATRKALVGGIAKGVFVMPLMALLLACVLWVVGWLFDRPAPFERLMSAAALALLPIALYHLIFTVCLTAQHSVTAARAAQLVPSNLGVILQGLSPKMLRVASAVDFFNLWSAGLLGLGFSAATGMSRGRALLLAVVLYAMFAGVTMVGLPAMGGGK
- a CDS encoding TolC family protein, with amino-acid sequence MAPASTATVPSSPAVPTDATTPISLDLVRKLGRNNTNAIQALLDVEVAEQDVRVSRAAVMPQLNLGASAGKTWAGRQRRAVTTTDPNDPNQSITREFENPSYNIANYTLGLTLTQVLYDRARFKTLEQSGVLRDVEKSQALEEADTSELEAIRRFFVLFRTQATLQVLEATVKRSEEQLERARALFQAGRVGKNEEIQALVNLGNDRITFTETLAQLVTDQTQLAIWLARPGTEPLQAVDPGVLQTEPAPAPAMNTALAQAREHRPLLAALQGQVRSAELQRAIARADYIPNLSARGEYLRGGPSSEAVFTEPRLQNSFTAGVQLSWDLFNGFATGAQSKRAEANIRRAQVVLEQSVREIEAQVRSAHRSLEAQLEAARLAADNREAAVQGLRLSEERFRAGAGSTLEVRDAQLSLTQAELSLLENRIDVEIARFTLLRAMGALSPGESK
- a CDS encoding efflux RND transporter periplasmic adaptor subunit; the protein is MKWWKGAIAGVLFLGAAAITVGGLKERPPPSLEVQVAKAHKGTITRTITGAGKVQAATTVKISSSLSGDLVELLVKDGEPVKKGQVLGRIDKRIYEAAMKQAMASQNASRADTQVAEVEALRTGQELARVEGLAAKGLASAAEIEQARAAKNSSDARVASAKQMLARNVAFVDQAQTDLAKTTLLSPIDGNVIELSREVGERVRGSELSEDVVMTIAALSAMEVKFEVGEHEVVHLKPGQPAEVTLDALEGQTFSGSVVEIAQKALIKNPGTEAEVTSFPVTVALDTRPPGVLPGMSAEVRISAETRKDVVLVPIQAVTVRSARSLPDYKEPVEGGALTAKRTESLAKVVFVVDAENKARVQSVTTGIASDTELEILTGIKDGDRVVEGPYRTLSKELNDGDVVREPEPGQGPGGTKGGRKS
- a CDS encoding ABC transporter ATP-binding protein, with the translated sequence MSDGSSAGPLIQVENITRVFHVGGEEVRALRGVSFGINRGEWVAIIGQSGSGKSTMMNVLGCLDTPTSGRYMLNGKDVSRMSDDELAVIRNVEIGFIFQTFQLLPRETALANVELPLVYRGMPARERRERARAALDKVQLTPRIHHKPNELSGGQRQRVAIARALVSEPSMLLADEPTGNLDSATGEEIVRLFEQLHQAGHTLVLVTHEPKLAARCPRAIRLSDGQIVADGVGREVALGTAAAVLAAGGA
- a CDS encoding ABC transporter permease translates to MSRLPPGFRVDVLEGARIAVFSLKANRLRTVLTTLGIGIGVATLLAIVGIIQGLNTSFHRQLAGFGANTLYVSKFPWMMKGEWWMYRNRKNFTMEQVDRLRSLAPFLSAMSPYVQRVSDVAHGGEQMSTVRITGVRQEYLNIAGYEVTGGRFITDADDEVTRPVAVVGADVADALFPGISPVGRTIRIDNRSFQVVGTLSRKGKIVSESLDLVVFIPFKTFYSSFGKGRGFEIALAVEDATQVKRAEDQLIGILRRIRSTPPDAADDFSINKPEAMAQTYEQLTGALYGVAVGVGLITLLVGGIGIMNIMLVSVRERTREIGVRRALGARKRTIVFQFLMEASSVSAVGGLLGTTVGLGTAKVVSLITPLAADVQAGTVIGGVGFAALVGLLFGIWPAARAANLDPVEALRYE
- a CDS encoding ABC transporter permease, yielding MRAFLDNLRLALGTFLGNPLRSLLTLLGIVIGVATVITMMGLIEGLRMKVNKDLGRMGAHTFQVTKWPAGGFGRINWAKFARRPDITMEDVHAIEEACPSVGVVAPADDDGGQKVATATLETRPSVRIFGTQTNYSVTSGLSLASGRFFNEVEALDGRSVVVLGTDVSDVLFPGMDPVGHEVRIKGRPFRVIGVLQRRGSMMGMFSLDNQAMMPLLVFQQLYGKNRSLDVDVQAKEPELFQKAQDEVATLLRRRRGVATNLPNDFEMHTNESMTASFNQLSVVISIAGVGVCLLSLVVGGIGILNIMLVSVMERTREIGVRKALGAKKRRILGQFATEAVLLALMGGAMGVGLGFFLVFLGNWMLRFPMVVPPWVVGLALFMSCGVGLLFGIYPAARAAKLDPVEAMRAD